The sequence below is a genomic window from Polynucleobacter sp. MWH-UH19D.
GAGATGAGGGGCTGATAGACGTAGGGAGGACCGGTTTTACTGCTGTATTGGGACTTTGTGCCAGGGCTGCTGTAGACCAAGAGTTGAGTCCAAGAGCCTGTCCCACCATCAGGCCGAGTATGGTAATTCTAGAGGGTCGAAAGCGCTTTGGATTCATCAAATTCATCAAATTTTGGGGTGCATGAAGTTTAAGGCTAAATCGTCAACTAGGCTAATTTGAGCTTTATTTTGCCAAATAAGTGGCGCACTTTCACAACCCGATAAAATTTGGTTATGGATCTACTATTGCTATTTAAGGCTGTCATTCTGGGTGTGGTCGAGGGCTTGACAGAGTTTTTGCCCATCTCAAGTACCGGCCATCTAATATTGGTTGGAGACCTACTTGATTTCAATGATGAGAAAGGAAAGGCCTTTGAGGTCATTATTCAGTTTGGGGCAATATTGGCAGTTTGCTGGGAGTTTCGTCATAAGTTGACAAAGGTTGCCTCCTCCTTGACATTTAGTGCAAGTGCTCGTCGATTTGTGATTAATTTGTTGATTGCCTCAATACCAGTGATGGGCCTGGCTTTTATTTTTAGCAAGCATATTAAGGCGATCCTTTTTGCCCCCATTCCTGTCGCAAGTGCTTTTATTCTTGGCGCATTTATTATTTTTTGGGCTGAGTCACGCCAAGCAAACTTCAATGAAAGTTCATGTCGTATTCAGACGGTGGACGATCTCTCTTATCTGGATGCTTTTAAAGTCGGTATCGCACAATGTGCTGCATTGATTCCAGGAACTTCAAGATCTGGCGCTACGATTATTGGCGGAATATTGTTTGGATTGCCCAGAACTGTTGCCACCGAATTCTCATTCTTTTTGGCAATTCCCGTTATTGGTGGAGCAACTGCTTATGAGTTGCTAAAGCTGTGGAAGAATCCGGTGGCTATTTCTGGCGAATATACGCTCGCGATAGTAATTGGCTTTATCGCTGCATTTGTTTCAGCGTTTATTTGTGTACGATGGTTAATTCATTATGTAGCGCATCATAATTTCAAGCCATTTGCTTGGTATCGCATTGTGTTTGGGCTACTAGTTTTATTCACCGCATACGGCGGCTTGATTCAGTGGTCGTATTAATTTTGGGGAATTGAGGAAATTCAATGGATGTATCAATCGACGCAATTACCAATAACATTCAGCTAGCTCTAGCCCCAGTATTTTTATTGACTGCTGTTGCGACCTTATTAAATGCCATATCCGTTCGTCTCGCCAGAAATGTCGATAGAATGCGCGCCATCCAGCAGACACTTTTTTCTG
It includes:
- a CDS encoding undecaprenyl-diphosphate phosphatase, which produces MDLLLLFKAVILGVVEGLTEFLPISSTGHLILVGDLLDFNDEKGKAFEVIIQFGAILAVCWEFRHKLTKVASSLTFSASARRFVINLLIASIPVMGLAFIFSKHIKAILFAPIPVASAFILGAFIIFWAESRQANFNESSCRIQTVDDLSYLDAFKVGIAQCAALIPGTSRSGATIIGGILFGLPRTVATEFSFFLAIPVIGGATAYELLKLWKNPVAISGEYTLAIVIGFIAAFVSAFICVRWLIHYVAHHNFKPFAWYRIVFGLLVLFTAYGGLIQWSY